The window TGATGAACTACACCGCGCCGATGGCGGCGCTCCCCGCCCTCTCCACCGCCTTCTCCACCCCGCCGGCCGCCCAGGCCTGGCTCCTCAACGGGGCCCCGCTCGGCCTCGCCGTCGTCCTCCTCGTCGCGGGCAGCCTCGCCGACGACTTCGGGCGGCGCCGGATCTTCCTCATCGGCACCCTGGGCCTCGGCGTCACCGCGGGACTCGGGGCCCTGACCACGGACACCCTCGGGTTCACCCTCGCCCGGGCGGGCCAGGGCGCGGCGAGCGCGGCGATCCTGGCCACCAGCCTCGGCCTGCTGGTCGGCGCGTATCCGGTCGGCCCCGCGAGGATCAGGGCGATGGGCGTCTGGGGCGCCTTCGTCAGCGCCGGCATCGCCCTCGGCCCGCTGCTGGCGAGCTCGCTCGGCACCGTCGACTGGCGCCTGACCTACCTCGCCCTGGGGGCCGGCGCCCTCGTCACCGCGGCCTTCGCCCTGCGTACGCTCGCGGAGTCCCGCGCCCCGCGCACCGGCCGACCCGACCTCGCGGGCGCCGCCGCGCTCGGACTGGCGATGACCGCGCTGCTGACCGCGCTCACGCTGGGCCGGGACGGCTGGCTGCGCGCACCCGTGGGCCTCCTGCTGCTCGCGACGGTGGCCCTGACCGGGGTGTTCGCGGCGGTGGAGCGCCGGGCGGCGGCCCCGCTCATCGACCTGGGGCTGTTCCGCAGCCGCGCCTTCCTCGCGGCGACGGCGGGCGGCCTGTTCACGGGGCTCGCGGTGATCGGCCTGTTCAGCTTCCTGCCCACCCTCCTCCAGCACTCGCTCGCCCTCTCCGCGCTCGACTCGGCCTGGCTGTTCCTGCTCTGGTCGGGCACGTCGTTCGCCGTCGCGCTCCAGGCCCGGCGTCTGGCCGGCCGGGTGGCGGCACGCCACCAGCTCGCGGCCGGCTTCGCGCTCCACGCGGTGGCGGTCCTGCCGATCCTCGGAACCCTGACGGGCGCACCGGGCGGGGCGTCCGCCTCGGTGTGGCTGCGTCTCGTGCCGGCCCTGGTCGTCGCGGGCGCGGGCAGTGGCCTGATCAACGCGGCACTGCCCCGGCTCGCCGTCGGGTCCGTGCCCCCGGACCGGGCGGCCATGGGCTCGGGCGCCAACAACACGGCCCGCTACCTCGGCTCCTCGGCCGGCGTCGCCGTGACGATCGCCGTGGCGCCCACCGCCGCGGGGGCGGACGGCGCGGTCCTGCTGTCGGCCGGCCTGGCGGTGGTGGCCGTGGCGGCCGTCCTGTTCCTGCGGGAGCGCTGACCGCGTCCGCCCGGTCCGGGGCGCGGCAGCGGACGGGGGCGGGCGGCACCGGCCAGGGAGGGCGCACCGGGCGTTCCCCCGGCGGCCGTCCGGCCTTCACCACCACTCCAGCACGCTCCCTCTCATCCCGCCCCCGTCCCGCAGTACCGTGTGGTCCATGCGCCCCGACACGCCTGCCGACCACACCACCGAAGCCGAGCGCCTGCTGCGCACCGCGGCGCAGTACCCCGAGGACCACGAACCGCTGTTCCTCCAGGCGGCGGCCCATCTGGAGCTCGCCGGGGACCGCGCCCGCGCGACCACCCTCTACGACGAACTGCTCGGATCGCCCGACATCCCCGTCGAGCAGCCGCACCTGGTGAAAGCCCTCAAGGCGGCCAACCTCTGGGAGTACGGCCACGAGGCCGAGGCCCGCGCGATCATCGACGGCATCCGCGCGGCCGGCCCGCTCGACGCGGCCCCGTGGGAGATCGCCGCGGAGACCCTCGAAGCGCACGACGAGCTGGAGTCCGCCCACGACTTCTTCTCGACGGCACTGACCCTGCTGATCGCCCCCGGCGAGGAAGTCCCGTACGCGACCCAGTCGTTGCTCATCGGACGGCACCGGGTACGCAGGCTGATGGGCGTCGGCCACGACGCCTGGGACGAGCTGGCCGACACCCTGCACACGGCGGCCGTGCCGCTGGACGAGCTGCACGACCCGAAGCGCCTGTGGGCCCTCGGCTCGTCGGACCCGGGTGAGCTCCAGGCGGAGATCAACCGGCTCCGTGCCGAACTGGGCACCTACCGCACGGCGTTGTCCCGCCCCTTCCCCGTCGCCGTACTGCGCTGGCCCGGCGACGAGCTGCGCGAACTCCTGGCGGCCTACCCGGAGCTCGGCCAGGAGTACCTCTCGCACGAGGACCATCTCGCGCGCCTGGAAGCCGCGTTGCGCGATCTGCACGCGGCGGGCACGCCGAACCTGGGCATCGTCACGGGCACGGTCCCCTCGTACGAGGCGTTCGCCGCGTCGGAGGCCGCCTCGCCCTCCGACCCGGACCTCCTCCCCCAGTACGCCACGACGCTGGCGGCCCGGGGCCGCGCCGTCCCGTGGCCCCCGGCGCGCAGCGCGGCCTGCTGGTGCGGCGCGGAGCGCACGTACCGGGAGTGCCACGGGGCGGGATGAGCCGCCGGGGTGCGCCCGGCACGTCCGGGCGCACCCCGTTCCGCCCGGCGCCCGGCACCGGTGGCGTCCGCCGCCGATGAGTTCCGGGGCCGCCCGCAGTCTTGAGGGGTGTGCGCGGTACGGCGTACGAGCACCACACGACGGCGGACACGACGGACGGGACGACGGCATGACCGACGCAGTGAAGGGCCCCGCGAGCTACTTCCCCTCGATCGAGAAGAAGTACGGCCGCCCGGTCACGGAGTGGAAGGAGCTCATCCGCTCCTCGCCCCTGACCAGGCACATGGAGATCGTCTCCTGGCTGAAGACCGAGCACGGCCTGGGGCACGGCCACGCCAACGCCCTGGTCGCGCACACCCTCGCCGAGGACAGGGCCGCGTAGGGCGCGTCCGGGGGCGGGGGCGCCGTCAGACCCCGCTCCCCCGGAGCGTCTGCTCGGACCAGACGGTCTTGCCGTCGGGGGCGTAGCGGGTGCCCCAGAGCGAGGCGAGGTGGGACATGATGAAGAGCCCCCGGCCGCCCTCGTCGACGGCGCCCGCGTACTTCATGTAGGGGGCGGTGGTGCTGCCGTCCCTGATCTCGCAGATCAGTCCCCGGTCGAGGATCAGCCGCAGGACCACCGGCGGGGTGCCGTAGCGCACGGCGTTCGTGACGAGTTCGCTGACGATCAGCTCGGTCGCGTCCCCGGTGTCGTCCTCGATGTGCCACTCGGCGAGCGTCTTGGACGTGAGGCGGCGCGCGGTGGCCGGGGCGGTCCTGTCGTAGGGCAGTTCCCATGCGGCGTAGCGCTCCGGGGGCATGGCGTGGGTCCGGGCCAGGAGCAGCGCGGCGCCCCGTAGCTCGGCGGTGTCCGGCAGGGAGCGGGCGACCGCGTCGCACAGGTCGCGCATCGGACGGTCCGTGGGCATCAGGGCCTGGCGCAGCGCACCGGAGGACGGCTGGGAGTAGCTCCGCAGCGCGTTGGTGTGCAGGGCGAGCAGGCTGCCTTCCGGGAGCGTGACGGAGACCGCGGCGACCGGGGCGCGGTCCATCGCTCCGAGCGGCGGACCGACGGGCAGGCCCACCACGAAGGCCGCCCCGTCCGGTTCGACGACGAGCGGCGCGGGGTGGCCGGCGGACGCGACGGTGCACTTCTCGGTGAAGG is drawn from Streptomyces sp. NBC_00178 and contains these coding sequences:
- a CDS encoding MFS transporter; protein product: MTQQSAQAGTAAASRPARPPHRPGATLAVTSAATTVALMNYTAPMAALPALSTAFSTPPAAQAWLLNGAPLGLAVVLLVAGSLADDFGRRRIFLIGTLGLGVTAGLGALTTDTLGFTLARAGQGAASAAILATSLGLLVGAYPVGPARIRAMGVWGAFVSAGIALGPLLASSLGTVDWRLTYLALGAGALVTAAFALRTLAESRAPRTGRPDLAGAAALGLAMTALLTALTLGRDGWLRAPVGLLLLATVALTGVFAAVERRAAAPLIDLGLFRSRAFLAATAGGLFTGLAVIGLFSFLPTLLQHSLALSALDSAWLFLLWSGTSFAVALQARRLAGRVAARHQLAAGFALHAVAVLPILGTLTGAPGGASASVWLRLVPALVVAGAGSGLINAALPRLAVGSVPPDRAAMGSGANNTARYLGSSAGVAVTIAVAPTAAGADGAVLLSAGLAVVAVAAVLFLRER
- a CDS encoding SEC-C domain-containing protein; translated protein: MRPDTPADHTTEAERLLRTAAQYPEDHEPLFLQAAAHLELAGDRARATTLYDELLGSPDIPVEQPHLVKALKAANLWEYGHEAEARAIIDGIRAAGPLDAAPWEIAAETLEAHDELESAHDFFSTALTLLIAPGEEVPYATQSLLIGRHRVRRLMGVGHDAWDELADTLHTAAVPLDELHDPKRLWALGSSDPGELQAEINRLRAELGTYRTALSRPFPVAVLRWPGDELRELLAAYPELGQEYLSHEDHLARLEAALRDLHAAGTPNLGIVTGTVPSYEAFAASEAASPSDPDLLPQYATTLAARGRAVPWPPARSAACWCGAERTYRECHGAG
- a CDS encoding DUF4287 domain-containing protein; the encoded protein is MTDAVKGPASYFPSIEKKYGRPVTEWKELIRSSPLTRHMEIVSWLKTEHGLGHGHANALVAHTLAEDRAA